In one Mucilaginibacter ginsenosidivorax genomic region, the following are encoded:
- a CDS encoding GH92 family glycosyl hydrolase has translation MKKTTFLAGMLAVLTVTAFGQAPKAKKTTGIAPVSFTKYVDPYIGTGFHGHVFVGANVPFGAVQLGPTNLSEGWDWCSGYHISDSTIIGFQHTHLSGTGIGDLGDISFMPTTGAIKTYKGSLKDMQDGYVSLFSHKDEVVKPGYYKVKLKRYDIGVELTATTRVGMHKYTFPTSKDAHIVIDLQEGIGWDRSYETYIKQEDKYTISGYRFSKGWAADQRIYFTAVFSKPIEKFAVYDSTAKAIGTKLKGAKIKGVISFATSKGEVVYAKVGISPVSSANAMLNIKAEIPGWDFAKVVSQADQAWNAQLGKINIKADSLSILKKFYTAFYHSMVAPSIFNDVNGEYWGTDKKVHKNVGFNNVTTFSLWDTYRSNNPLSTIIHPEHTNDMINSMLAIYQQQGTLPTWHLMANETNCMVGYSAVPVVADALLKGYKGFDANLAYEAMKTTAMQDARGVKFVKKLGFIPADSTAESVSMGLEYAIDDWCLAQVAKKLGKTADYEYFSKRGKYYKNYYDPKAGFMRGRLADNSWRTPYSPFISIHETGDFTEGNGWEYTFLVPQDVEGLINLLGGKDKFNIKLDSLFIAEGDMGKFKSPDVSGLIGQYAHGNEPGHPMAYYYDYSGQPWKTAAKVRYILDDFYTTKTDGIIGNEDVGQMSAWYVLSALGFYPVNPANGLYVFGSPVITEATLKLQGNKTFHVVVKNNGPKNMYINAMKLNGVNYTKTYFSHKTLMAGGELEITMGDKPGTVWGVGDANKAVSVLK, from the coding sequence ATGAAAAAAACGACCTTCTTAGCCGGGATGCTGGCAGTTTTAACAGTGACCGCATTTGGCCAGGCACCAAAAGCTAAAAAAACGACAGGTATTGCACCTGTGTCTTTTACCAAATACGTCGATCCTTATATCGGTACCGGTTTTCACGGGCATGTGTTTGTTGGGGCAAACGTTCCTTTTGGCGCAGTGCAATTAGGGCCAACTAACCTGTCTGAAGGGTGGGATTGGTGCTCGGGCTACCATATTTCCGATTCAACTATTATTGGTTTTCAGCATACCCACTTAAGCGGTACCGGTATCGGCGATTTGGGCGATATTTCTTTTATGCCAACCACCGGGGCTATCAAAACCTACAAAGGCAGTTTGAAAGATATGCAAGATGGATATGTTTCACTTTTTAGCCACAAGGACGAAGTTGTGAAGCCCGGCTACTATAAGGTTAAGTTAAAACGCTACGATATCGGCGTCGAGCTTACAGCCACTACCAGGGTGGGGATGCACAAATACACGTTCCCAACATCAAAAGATGCGCATATTGTGATTGACTTACAGGAAGGCATCGGTTGGGACAGATCGTACGAAACCTACATTAAGCAGGAAGATAAGTATACCATCAGCGGGTATCGTTTTTCGAAAGGATGGGCGGCTGATCAGCGTATTTACTTTACCGCCGTTTTCTCAAAACCGATAGAAAAATTCGCGGTTTACGATAGTACAGCAAAAGCCATCGGTACCAAGTTAAAAGGAGCAAAAATTAAGGGTGTTATCAGTTTTGCTACCTCAAAGGGCGAGGTTGTATACGCTAAAGTTGGTATTTCGCCGGTAAGCTCGGCCAATGCCATGCTGAACATTAAAGCCGAAATACCTGGCTGGGATTTTGCAAAAGTTGTTAGCCAGGCAGACCAGGCCTGGAATGCGCAATTAGGCAAAATCAATATTAAAGCTGATTCATTGTCGATATTGAAAAAGTTTTACACCGCTTTCTACCACTCTATGGTAGCGCCATCTATATTTAATGATGTAAACGGCGAATATTGGGGTACCGATAAAAAGGTGCATAAAAATGTTGGATTTAATAATGTAACTACATTTTCCTTATGGGATACTTACAGGTCTAATAACCCACTGTCAACCATCATCCACCCGGAGCATACCAATGATATGATAAACTCGATGCTGGCTATTTACCAGCAGCAGGGCACTTTGCCAACCTGGCATTTAATGGCCAACGAGACTAATTGTATGGTTGGTTACAGCGCGGTACCTGTTGTTGCCGATGCATTGCTGAAAGGCTACAAAGGTTTTGATGCTAACCTGGCTTATGAGGCTATGAAAACCACCGCCATGCAGGACGCGCGCGGCGTTAAATTTGTTAAAAAACTGGGTTTTATTCCTGCAGATAGTACGGCCGAATCTGTTTCGATGGGTTTGGAATATGCCATTGACGATTGGTGTCTTGCACAGGTTGCCAAAAAACTGGGTAAAACTGCCGATTATGAATACTTTAGCAAGCGCGGTAAATACTACAAAAACTACTACGACCCTAAAGCCGGGTTTATGCGTGGCCGTTTAGCCGATAATTCATGGCGCACGCCATACAGCCCATTCATCTCGATTCATGAAACCGGCGACTTTACCGAAGGCAATGGCTGGGAATATACTTTCCTGGTACCTCAGGATGTGGAAGGATTAATTAATTTGCTGGGCGGCAAAGACAAATTTAATATCAAGCTCGATTCGTTATTTATTGCCGAGGGAGATATGGGTAAATTTAAATCGCCTGATGTTTCGGGGTTAATTGGGCAGTATGCGCATGGCAACGAGCCAGGGCACCCAATGGCCTACTACTATGATTACTCGGGCCAGCCATGGAAAACTGCCGCTAAAGTGCGTTATATCCTTGATGACTTTTACACCACTAAAACCGACGGTATTATCGGTAATGAAGATGTTGGCCAGATGTCGGCCTGGTACGTATTATCGGCCCTTGGCTTTTACCCCGTTAACCCGGCAAATGGCCTGTACGTTTTTGGCAGCCCGGTAATCACCGAGGCAACGCTGAAACTACAGGGAAATAAAACATTTCACGTTGTGGTAAAAAATAACGGGCCTAAAAACATGTATATCAACGCCATGAAACTGAACGGTGTAAACTATACCAAAACCTATTTTTCGCACAAAACCCTGATGGCTGGCGGCGAACTGGAAATAACCATGGGCGATAAGCCCGGTACAGTTTGGGGAGTTGGGGATGCCAATAAAGCGGTATCGGTGTTGAAGTAG